Proteins encoded in a region of the Benincasa hispida cultivar B227 chromosome 2, ASM972705v1, whole genome shotgun sequence genome:
- the LOC120071010 gene encoding RNA-dependent RNA polymerase 2: MAQPERSTLKVSNVPESAIAQDLWTFLSSKLGPDSIFAIEIFTERKNWKSRGSGRVQFTTLETKSKAQSLSVQNNLVFNSHNLRFSEINDDIVVRPVHARNRAENGVLHVGFMLKEDRMCVLESWDGVKAWIMPERRRVEFWIWHEKECYKLEVMFEEILETTGFCLGHEKLNALLLKLKYAPRIYKKISGSNMASRFSSTRYRLCREDYDYLWVRTTEFSAMRSVGQSTSFCWEVEEDLLASNIFLSFPFYRETQKDIVLEDGEEFGTSSEIVPLIKFGLGSNLVYEVQYQLNSLVHMQKISLAAANDDLINFLSTLDVDTALNVLQRLHQLKFICYDPLSFLKTQLHVLKRNCKNLSLSSQKRLSNNVMNCYRVLVTPSRIYCLGPELETSNYVVKNFASYASDFMRVTFVEEDWSKLPAGAVTTSIQRGILSKPYRTEIYHRIMNILRDGIVIGAKRFEFLAFSASQLRSNSVWMFASSNNLKAEEIRQWMGCFEKIRSISKCAARMGQLFSSSTQTLVVPTQDVEIIPDIEVNSDGIDYCFSDGIGKISLSFARQVADKCGVNHIPSAFQIRYGGYKGVIAVDRNSFRKLSLRDSMLKFESKNKMLNVTKWSDSMPCYLNREIVTLLSTLGVQDESFEALQQEQLHLLGRMLTDKVVALNVLENLHGADSNNILVQMLNHGYEPNIEPYLSMMIQAHYWNLFSDLRSRCRIFVPKGRILLGCLDETGILNYGQVYACITLTKSELQDRNQKYFHKIDETKSILLGKVVVTKNPCLHPGDVRVLEAIFHVELEEKGLVDCLIFPQKGERPHTNECSGGDLDGDLYFISWDENLIPPRTEAPMDYTGRRPRIMDHDVTLEEIQKFFVDYMINDTLGAISTAHLVHADREPKKALSSKCLELAALHSMAVDFAKTGAPAEMPRVLKPREFPDFMERFDKPMYISNNVLGKLYRAAVKSIEQERSRLVWSEEAARAVYDHDLEVDGFEAFLEMAESYKDLYIEKMSILMNYYGAEYEDEILMGDLRSRASYLQRDNRKYGDMKDRILLSMKNLRKEVKEWFENSCAPHEHKMMASAWYHVTYHPSYFKEDMFYFSFPWTVSDVLLNIKAMNSKRHQA, from the exons ATGGCTCAGCCGGAGAGATCCACTTTAAAGGTCTCAAACGTTCCGGAATCCGCTATAGCTCAAGACCTTTGGACCTTTCTCAGCTCCAAATTAGGCCCCGACTCCATCTTCGCCATCGAAATCTTCACCGAGCGGAAGAACTGGAAATCGCGGGGTTCTGGTCGCGTACAGTTCACCACGCTCGAGACCAAATCCAAAGCTCAATCCCTCTCTGTCCAGAACAACCTCGTCTTCAACTCCCACAACCTTAGATTCTCCGAGATCAACGATGACATTGTTGTGAGACCAGTACACGCCAGAAACAGGGCTGAGAATGGGGTTTTGCATGTGGGTTTTATGCTGAAAGAGGATCGAATGTGTGTTTTGGAGTCTTGGGATGGTGTGAAAGCTTGGATTATGCCGGAGAGGAGGAGGGTTGAATTCTGGATATGGCATGAAAAGGAGTGTTATAAGCTTGAAGTTATgtttgaggaaattcttgaaaCTACTGGGTTTTGTTTGGGACATGAGAAATTGAATGCACTTCTCCTAAAG CTCAAATATGCGCCAAGAATATATAAAAAGATTTCTGGATCAAATATGGCGTCCAGATTCAGTAGTACTCGCTACCGTCTTTGCAGAGAAGATTACGACTATCTTTGGGTTCGGACAACAGAGTTTTCTGCTATGAGGTCAGTTGGTCAGTCAACTTCCTTTTGTTGGGAAGTTGAAGAAGATTTGCTGGCTTCAAATATCTTTCTGAGTTTTCCATTTTACAGAGAAACTCAGAAAGATATTGTTTTAGAGGATGGTGAGGAATTTGGCACTAGCTCAGAGATTGTTCCTCTGATAAAATTTGGATTAGGTTCTAATCTAGTATATGAGGTTCAATATCAGCTCAATTCTTTAGTTCATATGCAGAAAATTAGCCTTGCTGCAGCCAATGATGATCTGATTAACTTTCTTAGCACTTTAGATGTTGATACTGCTTTGAATGTACTTCAAAGATTACACCAGCTGAAGTTCATTTGTTATGATCCCTTGTCGTTTCTAAAGACCCAATTACATGTTCTGAAAAGGAACTGCAAAAATCTTTCTTTATCATCTCAAAAGAGGTTGTCGAATAACGTGATGAATTGTTATAGAGTCCTTGTCACCCCATCAAGAATTTATTGTTTGGGACctgagcttgaaacttcaaattaTGTCGTAAAAAACTTTGCATCATATGCTTCAGATTTTATGAGGGTTACTTTTGTTGAAGAGGATTGGAGTAAGCTTCCTGCAGGTGCCGTTACCACGAGCATACAGCGAGGCATACTCTCAAAACCCTATAGAACCGAAATCTATCATCGAATAATGAATATTCTTCGAGATGGAATTGTTATTGGAGCCAAAAGGTTTGAGTTCTTGGCCTTCTCAGCTAGTCAACTCCGATCAAATTCTGTTTGGATGTTTGCTTCCAGTAACAATTTGAAAGCAGAAGAAATTAGACAGTGGATGGGCTGCTTTGAAAAGATTCGTAGTATCTCCAAATGTGCAGCTAGGATGGGTCAATTGTTCAGTTCTTCCACTCAAACTCTTGTTGTTCCTACACAAGATGTTGAGATTATACCTGATATTGAAGTGAATTCTGACGGTATTGACTACTGCTTCTCGGATGGTATCGGAAAGATTTCACTTTCATTCGCAAGGCAAGTAGCTGATAAGTGTGGAGTGAATCACATTCCTTCAGCATTTCAAATTCGATATGGTGGATACAAAGGTGTCATTGCTGTTGATCGTAATTCCTTCCGTAAACTATCTTTGCGTGATAGCATGCTTAAGTTTGAATCAAAAAACAAGATGCTCAATGTTACCAAGTGGAGCGATTCCATGCCCTGCTATTTAAATCGAGAGATCGTTACTCTTTTGTCAACTTTGGGAGTGCAGGACGAAAGCTTTGAGGCATTGCAGCAAGAACAACTACATCTTCTAGGGAGAATGCTGACTGATAAAGTCGTTGCTTTGAACGTCTTGGAAAATTTGCACGGGGCTGATTCTAATAACATTCTGGTGCAGATGTTAAACCACGGTTACGAGCCAAATATCGAACCTTATCTCTCTATGATGATTCAAGCACACTACTGGAACCTGTTTTCTGATTTAAGAAGCAGATGTAGAATATTTGTTCCAAAGGGCAGGATCCTCCTTGGCTGCTTGGATGAAACTGGGATTTTAAATTATGGCCAAGTGTATGCCTGCATAACCTTAACAAAATCAGAGCTTCAGGACAGGAATCAGAAATACTTCCATAAGATAGACGAGACAAAATCGATACTGCTCGGGAaggtagttgttacaaaaaatCCATGTCTTCATCCAGGAGATGTAAGGGTTCTTGAAGCTATTTTCCATGTAGAACTAGAGGAGAAGGGATTGGTGGACTGTCTTATATTTCCTCAGAAAGGAGAAAG GCCACATACAAATGAATGTTCAGGCGGTGATCTTGATGgagatttatatttcataagTTGGGATGAGAATCTGATTCCTCCCAGAACTGAAGCACCTATGGACTATACAGGACGGAGACCACGTATAATGGATCACGATGTAACACTAGAG GAAATTCAGAAGTTCTTTGTTGATTATATGATCAATGACACATTAGGTGCCATTTCTACTGCACATTTAGTTCATGCTGACCGTGAACCGAAAAAAGCCCTAAGCTCGAAATGCTTAGAGCTTGCAGCGCTGCATTCCATGGCAGTCGATTTTGCAAAAACTGGAGCCCCAGCAGAGATGCCTCGAGTTTTAAAACCAAGGGAGTTTCCAGATTTCATGGAGAGATTTGATAAACCAATGTACATATCCAATAATGTATTAGGTAAACTCTACAGGGCTGCCGTTAAGTCAATTGAGCAAGAAAGGTCAAGATTAGTATGGTCAGAGGAGGCTGCTAGAGCTGTTTATGATCATGATCTCGAAGTAGACGGCTTCGAAGCTTTCCTTGAAATGGCTGAAAGTTACAAAGATCTGTACATTGAAAAAATGAGCATTTTGATGAACTACTACGGAGCAGAGTATGAAGACGAGATATTAATGGGCGATCTTCGAAGTCGAGCATCTTATCTGCAACGTGACAATCGCAAGTACGGCGATATGAAGGATCGGATTTTGCTTTCGATGAAGAACCTCCGCAAGGAAGTCAAAGAATGGTTTGAGAATAGCTGTGCCCCACACGAACACAAGATGATGGCTTCTGCATGGTATCATGTAACTTATCACCCTTCCTACTTCAAAGAAGACATGTTCTACTTTAGCTTCCCATGGACTGTATCTGATGTTTTGCTCAACATAAAGGCAATGAACTCCAAAAGACATCAAGCATAA
- the LOC120071011 gene encoding probable alpha,alpha-trehalose-phosphate synthase [UDP-forming] 10 isoform X2 yields MLDFPPTPRTVPRVMTASGIFSDKDRDSEVSSSKCRGRKIIVANFLPLHAKKDPDSGKWNFSFDEDSLLLQLKDGFSPDVDVIYVGSLKVDVDIREQDEVSQKLLEEFNCAPTFIPSYLQKQFYHGFCKQHLWPLFHYMMPISPYHGSRFDRHLWQAYLSANKRFADKVMEVINLEEDYVWIHDYHLMVLPTFLRKRYSRIKLGFFLHSLFPSSEIYRTLPVRDEILRALLNADLIGFHTFDYARHFLSCCSRLLGLEYESKRGYLTLEYFGRTIYIKILPVGIHMGRLESALSQSQTSIKVKEIKENLKGKKLILGVDDMDIFKGIGLKLLAMEQLLNQHPDLRGNVVLVQILNPARSNGNDVQEAKRETYEITKRINKVFSCPGYEPVILIDHPIPPHEKIAYYVLAECCIVNALRDGMNLIPYEYIVCRQGTSKMDEVLEVSPNSPHTSTIVVSEFIGCSPSLSGAVRVNPWDFDAVADALYAAVTMPALEKQLRHEKHYRYVSSHDVAYWARSFLQDLERACREHYSKRCWGIGFGLGFRILSLSPSFRKLSIEHIGSAYRSASRRAIFLDYDGTVVSETSLVKSPSPEVISIINNLCMDSKNTVFIVSGRGKDSLGSWFNSCKNLGIAAEHGYYLRWNKDSDWEVSPLAENFCWKRIAEPVMKLYTEATDGSYIETKDSALVWHHQYADPYFGSCQAMELLDHLENVLANEPVVVKRGQQIVEVKPQGVTKGLVAERVLSTMINSNKAPDFVLCIGDDRSDEDMFESISSRSYSSSLASPPKIFACTVGQKPSKAKYYLDDTTDVLTLLQSLATTSTRKPRPCFETRVLFEDDV; encoded by the exons ATGTTGGATTTTCCTCCTACACCTAGAACGGTTCCACGGGTGATGACTGCTTCAGGAATATTTTCAGATAAGGATAGAGATTCGGAAGTTTCCTCGTCTAAATGTCGAGGGAGAAAAATTATAGTGGCAAATTTTCTCCCTCTTCATGCTAAGAAGGATCCTGATTCAGGAAAATGGAACTTCAGTTTTGATGAGGATTCACTTTTGCTTCAGTTAAAGGATGGCTTCTCACCTGATGTAGATGTTATATATGTTGGATCGTTAAAGGTCGATGTCGATATCCGGGAACAAGATGAGGTTTCTCAGAAACTACTGGAGGAATTCAACTGCGCACCGACTTTCATTCCTTCATACCTTCAGAAACAGTTCTATCATGGATTCTGCAAGCAACATTTGTGGCCACTTTTTCATTACATGATGCCAATTTCCCCTTATCATGGATCTCGCTTTGATCGACATCTTTGGCAAGCGTATCTTTCAGCCAACAAAAGGTTTGCAGATAAAGTAATGGAGGTAATCAATCTGGAAGAAGATTATGTATGGATTCATGATTACCACCTTATGGTTCTCCCTACTTTTTTGCGAAAACGCTACAGTCGAATTAAGCTCGGATTCTTCCTTCATAGTCTGTTTCCCTCATCGGAAATCTATCGAACCCTCCCTGTTAGAGATGAGATTTTGAGAGCATTACTTAATGCAGACCTTATCGGTTTCCATACGTTCGATTATGCTCGCCACTTTCTGTCTTGTTGTAGTAGACTGCTTGGTTTGGAGTATGAATCTAAACGCGGATATCTCACGCTCGAGTATTTTGGCCGTACAATATACATCAAGATTTTGCCTGTTGGAATTCATATGGGTCGACTTGAATCTGCACTAAGTCAATCACAGACTTCAATCAAGGTCAAGGAAATCAAAGAAAATCTCAAAGGAAAGAAACTTATTCTTGGTGTTGATGACATGGACATATTTAAAGGTATTGGTCTGAAGTTATTAGCCATGGAACAACTCTTGAACCAGCATCCAGATTTAAGGGGAAATGTTGTTCTCGTGCAAATTCTAAATCCGGCACGGAGCAATGGGAATGATGTCCAGGAAGCGAAACGGGAAACTTATGAGATAACCAAAAGGATTAACAAGGTTTTCAGTTGTCCGGGATATGAACCTGTAATCTTGATTGATCATCCTATTCCTCCTCACGAGAAGATTGCATATTATGTATTAGCAGAGTGCTGCATTGTAAATGCTCTAAGGGATGGTATGAACTTAATTCCATATGAGTACATTGTTTGTCGACAGGGAACTTCAAAAATGGATGAAGTCTTGGAAGTCTCCCCGAATTCACCTCATACCAGCACGATTGTTGTATCGGAATTTATAGGTTGTTCACCATCTTTAAGTGGTGCAGTCAGGGTAAACCCCTGGGATTTTGATGCTGTAGCTGATGCACTTTATGCAGCTGTCACCATGCCTGCTTTAGAGAAACAACTGAGGCACGAAAAGCATTACCGATACGTTAGCTCTCACGATGTTGCTTACTGGGCTCGCAGTTTCTTGCAAGATTTGGAACGAGCATGCCGAGAACACTACAGTAAACGTTGCTGGGGCATTGGTTTTGGTTTAGGTTTCAGAATTTTGTCACTTTCTCCAAGTTTCAGGAAGCTTTCCATTGAACACATTGGCTCTGCATATAGGAGCGCCTCTAGGAGGGCAATATTTTTGGATTATGACGGGACTGTGGTTTCTGAAACTTCCTTGGTTAAATCTCCATCACCTGAAGTCATTTCTATCATCAACAACCTCTGCATGGATTCAAAAAACACCGTGTTTATAGTTAGTGGCAGGGGGAAAGATTCTCTCGGTTCATGGTTCAACTCGTGTAAGAATCTAGGTATTGCAGCTGAACATGGATATTACTTGAG GTGGAATAAGGATTCTGATTGGGAAGTTAGTCCATTAGCTGAAAACTTTTGTTGGAAAAGGATTGCAGAACCAGTGATGAAACTCTATACTGAGGCAACCGATGGCTCATACATAGAGACCAAGGACAGTGCGTTGGTATGGCACCATCAATACGCTGACCCTTATTTTGGTTCATGTCAGGCCATGGAGCTTCTGGACCACCTTGAAAATGTCCTTGCAAATGAACCTGTAGTCGTTAAAAGAGGCCAGCAAATCGTCGAAGTAAAACCACAG GGTGTGACTAAAGGATTAGTTGCTGAAAGAGTCCTTTCTACCATGATCAACTCTAATAAAGCACCTGACTTTGTCTTGTGCATTGGAGATGATCGATCTGACGAAGACATGTTTGAGAGCATATCTAGCAGAAGCTATAGCTCATCGCTTGCTAGCCCCCCAAAGATATTTGCCTGTACTGTGGGGCAAAAGCCTAGCAAAGCCAAATACTATTTAGACGATACCACCGATGTTTTGACCTTGCTTCAAAGCCTGGCCACCACTTCTACCCGTAAACCAAGGCCGTGTTTTGAAACTCGTGTTTTGTTCGAGGATGATGTTTGA
- the LOC120071011 gene encoding probable alpha,alpha-trehalose-phosphate synthase [UDP-forming] 10 isoform X1 has protein sequence MLSSSCLSLLELSSTDMLDFPPTPRTVPRVMTASGIFSDKDRDSEVSSSKCRGRKIIVANFLPLHAKKDPDSGKWNFSFDEDSLLLQLKDGFSPDVDVIYVGSLKVDVDIREQDEVSQKLLEEFNCAPTFIPSYLQKQFYHGFCKQHLWPLFHYMMPISPYHGSRFDRHLWQAYLSANKRFADKVMEVINLEEDYVWIHDYHLMVLPTFLRKRYSRIKLGFFLHSLFPSSEIYRTLPVRDEILRALLNADLIGFHTFDYARHFLSCCSRLLGLEYESKRGYLTLEYFGRTIYIKILPVGIHMGRLESALSQSQTSIKVKEIKENLKGKKLILGVDDMDIFKGIGLKLLAMEQLLNQHPDLRGNVVLVQILNPARSNGNDVQEAKRETYEITKRINKVFSCPGYEPVILIDHPIPPHEKIAYYVLAECCIVNALRDGMNLIPYEYIVCRQGTSKMDEVLEVSPNSPHTSTIVVSEFIGCSPSLSGAVRVNPWDFDAVADALYAAVTMPALEKQLRHEKHYRYVSSHDVAYWARSFLQDLERACREHYSKRCWGIGFGLGFRILSLSPSFRKLSIEHIGSAYRSASRRAIFLDYDGTVVSETSLVKSPSPEVISIINNLCMDSKNTVFIVSGRGKDSLGSWFNSCKNLGIAAEHGYYLRWNKDSDWEVSPLAENFCWKRIAEPVMKLYTEATDGSYIETKDSALVWHHQYADPYFGSCQAMELLDHLENVLANEPVVVKRGQQIVEVKPQGVTKGLVAERVLSTMINSNKAPDFVLCIGDDRSDEDMFESISSRSYSSSLASPPKIFACTVGQKPSKAKYYLDDTTDVLTLLQSLATTSTRKPRPCFETRVLFEDDV, from the exons ATGTTGTCAAGTTCTTGCTTGAGTTTGTTAGAGTTATCATCTACGGATATGTTGGATTTTCCTCCTACACCTAGAACGGTTCCACGGGTGATGACTGCTTCAGGAATATTTTCAGATAAGGATAGAGATTCGGAAGTTTCCTCGTCTAAATGTCGAGGGAGAAAAATTATAGTGGCAAATTTTCTCCCTCTTCATGCTAAGAAGGATCCTGATTCAGGAAAATGGAACTTCAGTTTTGATGAGGATTCACTTTTGCTTCAGTTAAAGGATGGCTTCTCACCTGATGTAGATGTTATATATGTTGGATCGTTAAAGGTCGATGTCGATATCCGGGAACAAGATGAGGTTTCTCAGAAACTACTGGAGGAATTCAACTGCGCACCGACTTTCATTCCTTCATACCTTCAGAAACAGTTCTATCATGGATTCTGCAAGCAACATTTGTGGCCACTTTTTCATTACATGATGCCAATTTCCCCTTATCATGGATCTCGCTTTGATCGACATCTTTGGCAAGCGTATCTTTCAGCCAACAAAAGGTTTGCAGATAAAGTAATGGAGGTAATCAATCTGGAAGAAGATTATGTATGGATTCATGATTACCACCTTATGGTTCTCCCTACTTTTTTGCGAAAACGCTACAGTCGAATTAAGCTCGGATTCTTCCTTCATAGTCTGTTTCCCTCATCGGAAATCTATCGAACCCTCCCTGTTAGAGATGAGATTTTGAGAGCATTACTTAATGCAGACCTTATCGGTTTCCATACGTTCGATTATGCTCGCCACTTTCTGTCTTGTTGTAGTAGACTGCTTGGTTTGGAGTATGAATCTAAACGCGGATATCTCACGCTCGAGTATTTTGGCCGTACAATATACATCAAGATTTTGCCTGTTGGAATTCATATGGGTCGACTTGAATCTGCACTAAGTCAATCACAGACTTCAATCAAGGTCAAGGAAATCAAAGAAAATCTCAAAGGAAAGAAACTTATTCTTGGTGTTGATGACATGGACATATTTAAAGGTATTGGTCTGAAGTTATTAGCCATGGAACAACTCTTGAACCAGCATCCAGATTTAAGGGGAAATGTTGTTCTCGTGCAAATTCTAAATCCGGCACGGAGCAATGGGAATGATGTCCAGGAAGCGAAACGGGAAACTTATGAGATAACCAAAAGGATTAACAAGGTTTTCAGTTGTCCGGGATATGAACCTGTAATCTTGATTGATCATCCTATTCCTCCTCACGAGAAGATTGCATATTATGTATTAGCAGAGTGCTGCATTGTAAATGCTCTAAGGGATGGTATGAACTTAATTCCATATGAGTACATTGTTTGTCGACAGGGAACTTCAAAAATGGATGAAGTCTTGGAAGTCTCCCCGAATTCACCTCATACCAGCACGATTGTTGTATCGGAATTTATAGGTTGTTCACCATCTTTAAGTGGTGCAGTCAGGGTAAACCCCTGGGATTTTGATGCTGTAGCTGATGCACTTTATGCAGCTGTCACCATGCCTGCTTTAGAGAAACAACTGAGGCACGAAAAGCATTACCGATACGTTAGCTCTCACGATGTTGCTTACTGGGCTCGCAGTTTCTTGCAAGATTTGGAACGAGCATGCCGAGAACACTACAGTAAACGTTGCTGGGGCATTGGTTTTGGTTTAGGTTTCAGAATTTTGTCACTTTCTCCAAGTTTCAGGAAGCTTTCCATTGAACACATTGGCTCTGCATATAGGAGCGCCTCTAGGAGGGCAATATTTTTGGATTATGACGGGACTGTGGTTTCTGAAACTTCCTTGGTTAAATCTCCATCACCTGAAGTCATTTCTATCATCAACAACCTCTGCATGGATTCAAAAAACACCGTGTTTATAGTTAGTGGCAGGGGGAAAGATTCTCTCGGTTCATGGTTCAACTCGTGTAAGAATCTAGGTATTGCAGCTGAACATGGATATTACTTGAG GTGGAATAAGGATTCTGATTGGGAAGTTAGTCCATTAGCTGAAAACTTTTGTTGGAAAAGGATTGCAGAACCAGTGATGAAACTCTATACTGAGGCAACCGATGGCTCATACATAGAGACCAAGGACAGTGCGTTGGTATGGCACCATCAATACGCTGACCCTTATTTTGGTTCATGTCAGGCCATGGAGCTTCTGGACCACCTTGAAAATGTCCTTGCAAATGAACCTGTAGTCGTTAAAAGAGGCCAGCAAATCGTCGAAGTAAAACCACAG GGTGTGACTAAAGGATTAGTTGCTGAAAGAGTCCTTTCTACCATGATCAACTCTAATAAAGCACCTGACTTTGTCTTGTGCATTGGAGATGATCGATCTGACGAAGACATGTTTGAGAGCATATCTAGCAGAAGCTATAGCTCATCGCTTGCTAGCCCCCCAAAGATATTTGCCTGTACTGTGGGGCAAAAGCCTAGCAAAGCCAAATACTATTTAGACGATACCACCGATGTTTTGACCTTGCTTCAAAGCCTGGCCACCACTTCTACCCGTAAACCAAGGCCGTGTTTTGAAACTCGTGTTTTGTTCGAGGATGATGTTTGA
- the LOC120071012 gene encoding uncharacterized protein LOC120071012 yields MAFTDVEEESPCEADKSNSLLPTARCGCFRLSCFGSRRVATVGPSWWERLRASQVHSEGRWWARGVRVLLKLREWSEIVAGPRWKTFIRRFNRNRSGGGGGGVRAGKFQYDPLSYAMNFDEGSRQIGELDDDIDDFNGYRNFSARYASIPAPLKTGGTIIKDVSSVA; encoded by the coding sequence ATGGCGTTTACTGATGTAGAAGAAGAGTCTCCTTGCGAAGCCGATAAATCCAATTCTTTGTTGCCGACCGCCAGGTGCGGTTGTTTCCGGTTATCGTGCTTTGGATCTCGCCGTGTAGCCACCGTCGGACCATCGTGGTGGGAGCGGCTTAGGGCATCGCAAGTTCATAGCGAGGGGCGCTGGTGGGCTCGAGGCGTTAGGGTTCTTTTGAAGCTCCGAGAATGGTCGGAGATCGTTGCTGGACCGAGATGGAAGACTTTCATTCGTCGATTTAATCGGAATCGGAGTGGTGGAGGTGGAGGTGGTGTTAGGGCTGGGAAATTTCAATACGATCCTTTGAGTTATGCTATGAATTTCGATGAAGGTTCGAGGCAGATTGGGGAATTGGACGATGATATCGACGATTTCAATGGTTATCGGAACTTCTCTGCTCGTTACGCTTCGATTCCGGCGCCATTGAAGACTGGAGGAACCATAATCAAGGATGTTTCTTCCGTCGCGTAA